CGCGCGGAACCGGCGCTACGGCTTGTGAGCCGGGCCGTCCCCGTTCCCGTCCCGTCCCCAACCCTGCAGTCGCGCGCGTAACCCGGCGTTCACACACCGGGCGATCGGGGGGTCTTGCTCTTTCAGACGAGCCGGGTACCGTCTTTACCAGTGGATGGTGCGCATCCGTCCATTCGGGAGGCCCCGACTCATTGACGGTTCTGGATCTCGCAGAACTCTTCGTGACGAGGGCCGGTCCCGGCCCTCACGGGGCTGGTCCCGGTCCTTGGAATCCCGTGAGTCTAGGGCGCCTCGATGCGCCCAAGGGGAGAACGAGTGGCTAGTTCCTCGATCCACCGCCGCGACCTCCGTGACACCGTCCCCTTCCCGGAGTCGGTCGAACGGCGCACGTACGTGCTCGACACCAGCGTCCTGCTGGCCGACCCCATGTCGATCACGCGTTTCGCCGAGCACGAGGTCGTCCTGCCGATCGTGGTGATCACCGAACTCGAGAGCAAGCGGCACCACCCCGAGCTCGGTTACTTCGCCCGGGAGGCACTGCGCAAGCTCGACGACCTGCGGGTCGCCCACGGCAGCCTCGACGTCCCGGTCCCGGTCAACGAGTACGGCGGCACGTTCCGGGTGGAGCTCAACCACAGCGATCCGAGCGTCCTGCCGGCCGGTTTCCGGCTCGGCGACAACGACACCCGGATCCTGACGGTGGCCCGCAACCTCGCCGCGGAGGGCCGTGCGGGCGCGGATCCGCAGGAGGACGGCGCACTCGCCGAGGCTCCGGCCGCGGACGGGACCGAGGACACCGAGGACGCAGAGGAGATCGACGGCAACGTCGTCCTGGTCAGCAAGGACCTGCCCCTGCGGATCAAGGCCTCCTCGATCGGCCTGGCCGCGGACGAGTACCGCGCCGAGCTCGCGATCGAGCACGGGTGGACCGGCATGGCCGAGCTGGAGGTCCCCGCACACGAGGTCCAGGCGCTGTTCGAGGGCGGCGGCACGGCCGACATCGAGGCCGCGCGGGACCTGCCCTGCCACACCGGCCTGGTACTGGTGTCGGAGCGGGGCAAGGCGCTGGGCCGTGTGCTCCCCGACAAGTCGGTGAAGGTGGTGCGCGGCGACCGGGAGGTGTTCGGCCTGCACGGCCGCAGCGCCGAGCAGCGGATCGCGCTGGACCTGCTCACCGATCCCGACGTCGGCATCGTCTCCATGGGCGGCCGGGCCGGCACCGGCAAGTCCGCGCTCGCGCTGTGCGCCGGGCTGGAGGCCGTGCTGGAGCGCCAGCAGCACCGCAAGGTCGTGGTGTTCCGCCCGCTGTACGCGGTGGGCGGGCAGGACCTCGGCTACCTGCCCGGCAGCGAGTACGAGAAGATGTCGCCCTGGTC
This sequence is a window from Spinactinospora alkalitolerans. Protein-coding genes within it:
- a CDS encoding PhoH family protein codes for the protein MLDTSVLLADPMSITRFAEHEVVLPIVVITELESKRHHPELGYFAREALRKLDDLRVAHGSLDVPVPVNEYGGTFRVELNHSDPSVLPAGFRLGDNDTRILTVARNLAAEGRAGADPQEDGALAEAPAADGTEDTEDAEEIDGNVVLVSKDLPLRIKASSIGLAADEYRAELAIEHGWTGMAELEVPAHEVQALFEGGGTADIEAARDLPCHTGLVLVSERGKALGRVLPDKSVKVVRGDREVFGLHGRSAEQRIALDLLTDPDVGIVSMGGRAGTGKSALALCAGLEAVLERQQHRKVVVFRPLYAVGGQDLGYLPGSEYEKMSPWSQAVHDTLSALTTQDVIDEVVERGMLEVLPLTHIRGRSLHDSFVIVDEAQSLERGVLLTVLSRLGENSRVVLTHDVAQRDNLRVGRYDGVVAVVEKLKGHPLFSHITLTRSERSPIAALVTEMLEG